The nucleotide window GTCGCGCACGAGATCGACGCGCGTATCCGGCTGGCAGGCCAAAACGTGACCGACGCCGCAGAGCAAGTGGTGATGAAGGACCTCGTCGCCATCGGCGGCTCGGGCGGCCTGATCGCCATAGGCGCGGATGGCAGCATCACCCTGCCGTTCAACTGCGAAGGCATGTATCGCGGTCAAAGCATCGAGGGCCAGGCCTCACAGACCTTCATCTACTAGGGCTGTCGCGGTTCGCGCCCTGCGGCCGCCGCGCCCGGGTCAGGTGCCCTTGCGGCTCTCGATTTCCTCGCTCAGCCGGTCCAGTTCCCGCTCGTCTTCCGGCAGCCCCTCGCGCGACAGCAGCACGGCCACCTTCCTCAGGCCCGGCACATGGCTGCAAATGACCAGCATCATCACCATGATCGGCACCGACAGGAACATGCCGGGAATGCCCCAGACCGCACCCCAGAAGGCCAGACTGATGATGATCCCGAAGGACGACAACCGCAGCGCCCGCCCCATCAGCCACGGGTCGATGACATTGCCGTTCACGAACTGGATGATGCCGGTGATCACGAACAATCCCGCGGTCACGGACGCCTCTCCGGTTTCCACGTACCCCACCAGCGCCACCATTCCGGTTGCGATGATCGACCCGATATTGGGAATGTAGTTCAGGATGAAGGTCAGGATTCCCAGCGACAGGGCCAGCTCGATATCGAAGGCCAGCGCCACCAGGTACACCATCGCGCCCGTGATCACGCTGACCAGCGTCTTGATCAGAAGATAGTAATTCACCCGGTGGATGATCGACGTGAAGATCTTGTTGGCCCGTTCCGCCTGCGCCGGATCGCCGAAGAAGTTGGACATCTTGGTGCCGAACCAGATTCGCTCGGCAAACAGGAAGCCGAAGAACAGGATCACCAGCACCGTGCCCTGCATCAGGCTGCCCGCCTGCCCTGCCGCGGTCCGGACATAGCCCGACACCTCGACCGTGTTGAGCGAATTGAGAACCGCGCGCTCCACATCCTCGCCCATCCAGGCAAAGAGCGACGCAACAGCCGACGGCGCGCGTTCGGCATAGGACAACGTCGTGCCCAGAACGGTATTCAGCTGCGCCAGCAGGATCGACGACAAGATCAGCAACGCGGTCGAGATCATCATCAGCGCAGCCAGCGACGCCAGCCAGTTGGGAATGCGGAACCGACCGATGCTCTGCCGCGCGATCAGGCGGATCACGTCCGACGTCAGCGTGAACAGAATCACGGCCACGGCAAGCGAGATCAGGATGAACCTGGCTTGCACCAGCAGGAAAAGAACGACGGCGAAGGCGATGATCACCAGCGCAACCGTCCGGACCTGCGAATATTTCGGCGTGTCCACCAACTGGCGCGTCAACGGCTCGAATTCCTTAAGGTTATCCGCTTTCATATTCCCTCTTCCCCCGATGGGCAACGTCCCTGCGACACGCGACCGTGCCTGCAACCGCCGTGCTGCAAGCCGCCCGAACACCGTTTCACGCGCCCCTGCGCCGACCTCCTCGCCCGCGGCGGCCCCCTCCGGCAAGAAAGCCCCCTGGCCTGCCGCAACGTCAACGGCAGTTCGGAAAATTTCCGCCGATACCCAATGCCATGGCGCAAATGTGCTCTATAAATGAACTTCGCGGGTGGGAATATGCCCAAACCCGTTCTAGTCTCTTGCCTGATGGGGGAAGCGGCCTGGTGATCGACAGGTCCTGCGCGTACCTTTTCCCGTCTTCACTGACGTGGGGCCGAAACGGGCCCCGGAAATGGAGCTGCCCTGTTGTTGCCGTCTCGTAGCGTTACGCCCTGGTTCGTGCTGGTTTGTCTGACTCTCGGCGTGCGTGCCGCCTTTTCCACCGAGGCCGCCGTCCAGGTCCGCGGTGGGCCACAGGACATCGCGGAGTATCTCAGCAGGTCGTCCCTCACGGTCGAAACCGCGGATTCCGAGGACGCCACGGCGCAAGACATTCTCGCGGCCGCCCGTGCCGACTATGCCCGCATGGTCGGCGCGCTCTATGACGCGGGGTTTTACGGCGGTGTCGTCAGCATTCGCGTCGACGGCCGCGAGGCTTCCGACATCTCGCCCATCGCCGGCCCCAACCGCATCAACCGCGTCGACGTGATCGTTCAGCCCGGCCCGCCCTTCACGTTCTCGCGCGCCGCTATCGGCCCTGTGGCTCCCGAAACCGAACTTCCCGAAGGCTACGCGCGTGGACAGCCCG belongs to Roseovarius sp. THAF27 and includes:
- a CDS encoding AI-2E family transporter is translated as MKADNLKEFEPLTRQLVDTPKYSQVRTVALVIIAFAVVLFLLVQARFILISLAVAVILFTLTSDVIRLIARQSIGRFRIPNWLASLAALMMISTALLILSSILLAQLNTVLGTTLSYAERAPSAVASLFAWMGEDVERAVLNSLNTVEVSGYVRTAAGQAGSLMQGTVLVILFFGFLFAERIWFGTKMSNFFGDPAQAERANKIFTSIIHRVNYYLLIKTLVSVITGAMVYLVALAFDIELALSLGILTFILNYIPNIGSIIATGMVALVGYVETGEASVTAGLFVITGIIQFVNGNVIDPWLMGRALRLSSFGIIISLAFWGAVWGIPGMFLSVPIMVMMLVICSHVPGLRKVAVLLSREGLPEDERELDRLSEEIESRKGT